One genomic segment of Rhinopithecus roxellana isolate Shanxi Qingling chromosome 6, ASM756505v1, whole genome shotgun sequence includes these proteins:
- the PODXL gene encoding podocalyxin isoform X1 — translation MRCALALSALLLLLSPLLASQDAAPPTKNPSNTATLKTTVRQNLAPTSSVTTVATARVQQSTVSASKAMETSALTKASTLDVSSHSPGTTAQVPQTSAPVTTTVATGCCSDNATTAIKGPRSTQGADATTVAISTTTVKPDTTSSQNGAENTTNSGGQRSHSVTTDLTSTKAGHPTTLPPTNPVSPSQPTSTHPVATPTSSGHDHLTTASSSSSTVASPGHTFTSPGMITTPPPSVISQRTQQTSSQMPASSMAPSTKGTVEPTSPTTALRTSPLPETMSPSPTAASTTHRYPETPSPTLAHGNNWTKCEAPEMPSEKHLILNLTGNTLCAEGPPDEKLVTLICQAVKATFNPAQDECSIRLARVQGSQAVAVKEITIHTKLPAKDVYERLKDKWDELKEAGVSHMQLGDQGPPEEAEDRFSMPLIITIVCMASFLLLVAALYGCCHQRLSQRKDQQRLTEELQTVENGYHDNPTLEVMETSSEMQEKKVVSLNGELGDSWIVPLDNLTKDDLDEEEDTHL, via the exons CAGCCCCGCCTACTAAGAACCCATCTAACACAGCAACACTGAAAACCACTGTCAGGCAAAACCTGGCTCCAACATCCAGTGTCACCACCGTGGCTACAGCTAGAGTCCAGCAGAGCACAGTCTCCGCTTCCAAGGCCATGGAAACCTCAGCCCTGACCAAGGCGAGCACCCTTGATGTGTCCAGTCACTCACCAGGGACTACAGCCCAGGTTCCGCAAACCTCAGCCCCAGTCACCACTACCGTGGCTACAGGATGCTGCTCAGACAACGCTACTACCGCCATCAAGGGCCCCAGGAGCACGCAAGGTGCAGACGCCACTACAGTTGCAATCTCCACGACCACAGTGAAACCTGACACCACAAGCAGCCAGAATGGAGCAGAAAATACAACTAACTCTGGGGGTCAACGCAGCCACAGTGTGACCACAGACCTCACATCCACTAAGGCAGGACATCCGACGACCCTTCCCCCTACAAATCCAGTTAGCCCCTCACAACCCACTTCGACGCATCCTGTGGCCACCCCAACAAGCTCGGGACATGACCATCTCACGACAGCTTCAAGCAGTTCAAGCACTGTGGCTAGCCCTGGCCACACCTTCACAAGCCCAGGGATGATCACCACCCCAC CGCCATCAGTTATCTCGCAAAGAACTCAACAGACCTCCAGCCAGATGCCAGCCAGCTCTATGGCCCCTTCCACCAAGGGGACAGTGGAGCCCACAAGCCCGACAACGGCATTGAGAACATCTCCCCTGCCAGAGACCATGAGCCCCAGCCCCACCGCAGCATCAACTACCCACCGATACCCCGAAACACCTTCTCCCACCTTGGCTCATGGGAATAACTGG ACCAAGTGTGAGGCTCCTGAGATGCCAAGTGAGAAGCACCTCATCCTGAACCTCACAGGAAACACCCTCTGT GCAGAGGGCCCTCCAGATGAGAAGCTGGTCACGCTGATATGCCAAGCAGTCAAAGCCACCTTCAACCCGGCCCAAGATGAGTGCAGCATACGGCTGGCACGCGTTCAAGGAAGTCAGGCAGTGGCCGTCAAAGAAATCACTATTCACA CTAAGCTCCCTGCCAAGGATGTGTACGAGCGGCTGAAGGACAAATGGGATGAACTAAAGGAG GCAGGGGTCAGTCACATGCAGCTGGGGGACCAGGGGCCACCGGAGGAGGCCGAGGACCGCTTCAGCATGCCCCTCATCATCACCATCGTCTGCATGGCGTCCTTCCTGCTCCTCGTGGCAGCCCTCTATGGCTGCTGCCACCAGCGCCTCTCCCAGAGGAAGGACCAG CAACGGCTAACAGAGGAGCTGCAGACGGTGGAGAATGGTTACCATGACAACCCGACACTGGAAGTGATGGAGACCTCTTCTGAGATGCAGGAGAAGAAGGTGGTCAGCCTCAACGGGGAGCTAGGGGACAGCTGGATCGTCCCTCTAGACAACCTGACCAAGGACGACCTGGATGAGGAGGAAGACACACACCTCTAG
- the PODXL gene encoding podocalyxin isoform X2, whose amino-acid sequence MRCALALSALLLLLSPLLASQDAPPTKNPSNTATLKTTVRQNLAPTSSVTTVATARVQQSTVSASKAMETSALTKASTLDVSSHSPGTTAQVPQTSAPVTTTVATGCCSDNATTAIKGPRSTQGADATTVAISTTTVKPDTTSSQNGAENTTNSGGQRSHSVTTDLTSTKAGHPTTLPPTNPVSPSQPTSTHPVATPTSSGHDHLTTASSSSSTVASPGHTFTSPGMITTPPPSVISQRTQQTSSQMPASSMAPSTKGTVEPTSPTTALRTSPLPETMSPSPTAASTTHRYPETPSPTLAHGNNWTKCEAPEMPSEKHLILNLTGNTLCAEGPPDEKLVTLICQAVKATFNPAQDECSIRLARVQGSQAVAVKEITIHTKLPAKDVYERLKDKWDELKEAGVSHMQLGDQGPPEEAEDRFSMPLIITIVCMASFLLLVAALYGCCHQRLSQRKDQQRLTEELQTVENGYHDNPTLEVMETSSEMQEKKVVSLNGELGDSWIVPLDNLTKDDLDEEEDTHL is encoded by the exons CCCCGCCTACTAAGAACCCATCTAACACAGCAACACTGAAAACCACTGTCAGGCAAAACCTGGCTCCAACATCCAGTGTCACCACCGTGGCTACAGCTAGAGTCCAGCAGAGCACAGTCTCCGCTTCCAAGGCCATGGAAACCTCAGCCCTGACCAAGGCGAGCACCCTTGATGTGTCCAGTCACTCACCAGGGACTACAGCCCAGGTTCCGCAAACCTCAGCCCCAGTCACCACTACCGTGGCTACAGGATGCTGCTCAGACAACGCTACTACCGCCATCAAGGGCCCCAGGAGCACGCAAGGTGCAGACGCCACTACAGTTGCAATCTCCACGACCACAGTGAAACCTGACACCACAAGCAGCCAGAATGGAGCAGAAAATACAACTAACTCTGGGGGTCAACGCAGCCACAGTGTGACCACAGACCTCACATCCACTAAGGCAGGACATCCGACGACCCTTCCCCCTACAAATCCAGTTAGCCCCTCACAACCCACTTCGACGCATCCTGTGGCCACCCCAACAAGCTCGGGACATGACCATCTCACGACAGCTTCAAGCAGTTCAAGCACTGTGGCTAGCCCTGGCCACACCTTCACAAGCCCAGGGATGATCACCACCCCAC CGCCATCAGTTATCTCGCAAAGAACTCAACAGACCTCCAGCCAGATGCCAGCCAGCTCTATGGCCCCTTCCACCAAGGGGACAGTGGAGCCCACAAGCCCGACAACGGCATTGAGAACATCTCCCCTGCCAGAGACCATGAGCCCCAGCCCCACCGCAGCATCAACTACCCACCGATACCCCGAAACACCTTCTCCCACCTTGGCTCATGGGAATAACTGG ACCAAGTGTGAGGCTCCTGAGATGCCAAGTGAGAAGCACCTCATCCTGAACCTCACAGGAAACACCCTCTGT GCAGAGGGCCCTCCAGATGAGAAGCTGGTCACGCTGATATGCCAAGCAGTCAAAGCCACCTTCAACCCGGCCCAAGATGAGTGCAGCATACGGCTGGCACGCGTTCAAGGAAGTCAGGCAGTGGCCGTCAAAGAAATCACTATTCACA CTAAGCTCCCTGCCAAGGATGTGTACGAGCGGCTGAAGGACAAATGGGATGAACTAAAGGAG GCAGGGGTCAGTCACATGCAGCTGGGGGACCAGGGGCCACCGGAGGAGGCCGAGGACCGCTTCAGCATGCCCCTCATCATCACCATCGTCTGCATGGCGTCCTTCCTGCTCCTCGTGGCAGCCCTCTATGGCTGCTGCCACCAGCGCCTCTCCCAGAGGAAGGACCAG CAACGGCTAACAGAGGAGCTGCAGACGGTGGAGAATGGTTACCATGACAACCCGACACTGGAAGTGATGGAGACCTCTTCTGAGATGCAGGAGAAGAAGGTGGTCAGCCTCAACGGGGAGCTAGGGGACAGCTGGATCGTCCCTCTAGACAACCTGACCAAGGACGACCTGGATGAGGAGGAAGACACACACCTCTAG